In Salinibaculum sp. SYNS191, the genomic window CGTTGCCGGCCCGCGGTTTGAACCCGACGGCTCCGGTCTGTGCGACCAGCCCCGCCGAGAACGTGGTCTTGCCCGCGTCGACGCGCTGTGCGCCGGCGACGAGCACGTTCATTTCGCGAGTCCGTAGTAGCCGGGTTCGTCGTCCGCGGCCGGCTCCGCGAAGACGAACTCCTCGGTGTGGGTCATCATCCACGGTATCGCCCAGTCCAGCAGGACGTTCTCCGTCTCGACGTCCAGTTCCACGTCGGGGTCCAGCCCCTGGAGCAGGCGGGCGACCTCGTAGATGGTGTAGAGCTTCTCGTCGTCCAGCACCTCGTCGGGTTCGCGAAAGGAGAGCGGCCGCAGGTCCTCGAATTCGTCTCTTGAAACGGGCATGCCCCCCGGTAGCGGGGAGACCGGCCTAAACACTCCGGTTTCGCTTCACGTGGGCACATATTTGAGTCCGAAGCGCGAAGACAGCCCAATGGAGGCGCTGGACATCGACGGGAGAGCCGTCGTCGACGCCATCGACCAGCCGGCCTTCGTCGTGGACGGGAGTGACCGCGTCCTCGTCTGCAACGAGGAGTGCCGCGCGCTGGCCGGCGACGACGTCTCCGGGACCTCCCTCGGGGACGCGCTGGCGGACTATCCCGACCTCCTGGCGGAGGTGTCCGCGAGCGACCCCGGCCTCGTAACCGTCGAGACCAGCGCCGGCACGCGCCACTTCGACGTCCAGAAGTCGGACCTTCGCGACGAGCGGGGGCGTCGCCTTGGGGACCTCGTTCT contains:
- a CDS encoding DUF5827 family protein; translated protein: MPVSRDEFEDLRPLSFREPDEVLDDEKLYTIYEVARLLQGLDPDVELDVETENVLLDWAIPWMMTHTEEFVFAEPAADDEPGYYGLAK